A region of Actinomycetota bacterium DNA encodes the following proteins:
- a CDS encoding DUF3866 family protein — protein MNRLRRGRVLGVNAERPGALEVEVEVEGARAVAIAYPDVCGPVGAGDVVVLNTTAVALELGTGGLHVVVAVEGGPDTDLSRDGGRVMKARYTPGQTVVRSVEETHRDVLEASPGLRGTPVVVAPLHSMLAPIAAGAKASGDARVVYVMTDGAALPGALSRLVATTRADGLLDGWISSGQAFGGELEAVTIWTALLAAVEVLDAEVIVVADGPGNLGTDTTWGVSALAGGHALQAATTLQGRPVAALRISFADERPRHRGLSHHSRTILREVATEGVDVAVPTLEDDAQRATVWDALRADGLEDRHQLVEADGRPALGELERRGIQVRSMGRSPIDDRAFFLAAGAAGVLAGRIAAAARAWRNRS, from the coding sequence GTGAACCGGCTCCGTCGCGGCCGCGTGCTCGGTGTGAACGCCGAACGCCCTGGGGCGCTCGAGGTGGAGGTCGAGGTCGAAGGGGCAAGGGCCGTGGCGATCGCCTACCCGGATGTGTGCGGACCCGTCGGCGCCGGCGACGTCGTCGTCCTGAACACGACCGCGGTCGCTCTCGAGCTGGGAACGGGCGGCCTGCACGTCGTCGTCGCCGTCGAGGGCGGACCCGACACCGATCTGTCCCGGGACGGGGGACGCGTGATGAAGGCCCGCTACACCCCTGGGCAGACCGTTGTCCGATCGGTCGAGGAGACGCACCGCGACGTGCTCGAAGCCTCGCCGGGTCTGCGGGGCACCCCGGTCGTCGTCGCGCCGCTGCACTCGATGCTGGCTCCGATCGCCGCCGGGGCGAAGGCGAGCGGCGACGCTCGCGTCGTGTACGTGATGACCGACGGCGCCGCACTACCCGGAGCGCTGTCCCGCCTCGTGGCGACCACCCGCGCCGACGGGCTCCTCGACGGGTGGATCTCCTCGGGCCAGGCGTTCGGCGGCGAGCTGGAGGCGGTGACGATCTGGACGGCGCTGCTCGCGGCAGTGGAGGTGCTCGATGCCGAGGTGATCGTCGTCGCGGACGGACCCGGGAACCTCGGGACGGACACGACCTGGGGCGTGAGCGCGCTGGCGGGCGGCCACGCCCTCCAGGCGGCCACGACGCTGCAGGGCCGCCCCGTCGCCGCCCTGCGGATCAGCTTCGCCGACGAGCGCCCGCGCCACCGAGGGTTGTCGCATCATTCCCGGACGATCCTGCGGGAGGTCGCGACCGAAGGGGTCGACGTGGCGGTCCCTACCCTCGAGGACGACGCGCAGCGAGCGACCGTGTGGGATGCCCTGCGCGCAGACGGTCTCGAGGACCGTCATCAGCTCGTGGAGGCCGACGGCCGTCCCGCTCTCGGGGAGCTGGAGCGCCGCGGGATCCAGGTGCGCTCGATGGGCCGTTCCCCGATCGACGACCGCGCGTTCTTCCTGGCGGCCGGCGCGGCGGGGGTGCTCGCCGGCCGGATCGCCGCCGCGGCGCGAGCCTGGCGGAACCGGTCCTGA
- the pafA gene encoding Pup--protein ligase, producing MDRRIFGLENEYGVTCTFRGQRRLSPDEVARYLFRRVVHWGRSSNVFLENGARLYLDVGSHPEYATPECDAIPELVTHDKAGERILEALLAAAEVRLHEEGISGQVYLFKNNTDSAGNSYGCHENYLVARQGEFARMADTLIPFLVTRQLYCGAGKVLLGPRGAQYCISQRAEHIWEGVSSATTRSRPIINTRDEPHADAERFRRLHVIVGDSNMNEWTTFMKVGITDLVLQMLEGQTVMRDLTLENPIRAIREISHDVTCKRRVKLANGRELTAIEMQREYLDKTARFFDRRDPSETVKRLLAEWADALDALEAQEPERLGRKIDWVTKMMMIESYRGKHDLALSSPKVGMLDLAYHDVNRTRGLYYLLEKQDRVERVASEADITRAMREPPQTTRAKLRGDFIKTAKQKRRDYTVDWVHLKLNDQAQRTVLCKDPFRSVDDRVEQLIAHM from the coding sequence ATGGACCGGCGGATCTTCGGGCTCGAGAACGAATACGGCGTGACCTGCACGTTCCGAGGCCAGCGTCGGCTCTCGCCCGACGAGGTGGCGCGGTACCTGTTCCGGCGGGTCGTGCACTGGGGACGATCCTCGAACGTGTTCCTCGAGAACGGGGCACGACTGTACCTGGACGTCGGCTCCCACCCCGAGTACGCGACGCCCGAATGCGACGCGATCCCCGAGCTCGTGACCCACGACAAGGCGGGGGAGCGGATCCTCGAGGCGTTGCTCGCCGCCGCCGAGGTGCGATTGCACGAGGAAGGGATCTCCGGCCAGGTCTACCTGTTCAAGAACAACACCGACTCCGCCGGGAACTCCTACGGCTGCCACGAGAACTACCTCGTCGCGCGCCAGGGCGAGTTCGCGCGCATGGCCGACACCCTGATCCCGTTCCTTGTGACACGGCAGCTCTACTGCGGAGCGGGCAAGGTGCTTTTGGGGCCGCGCGGAGCACAGTACTGCATCTCCCAACGCGCCGAGCATATCTGGGAGGGGGTGTCGAGCGCCACCACGAGGTCCCGCCCGATCATCAACACGCGCGACGAGCCGCACGCCGACGCGGAGCGGTTCCGGCGGCTCCACGTGATCGTCGGGGACTCGAACATGAACGAGTGGACCACGTTCATGAAGGTCGGGATCACCGACCTCGTGCTCCAGATGCTCGAGGGCCAGACCGTGATGCGCGATTTGACCCTGGAGAACCCGATCCGTGCGATCCGAGAGATCTCCCACGACGTGACCTGCAAGCGCCGCGTGAAGCTCGCGAACGGTCGTGAGCTGACGGCGATCGAGATGCAGCGCGAGTACCTGGACAAGACCGCCCGCTTCTTCGACCGCCGCGACCCGAGCGAGACGGTCAAGCGCCTGCTCGCCGAGTGGGCGGACGCGCTCGACGCGCTCGAGGCGCAGGAGCCGGAGCGTCTCGGCCGGAAGATCGACTGGGTGACCAAGATGATGATGATCGAGTCCTACCGTGGGAAGCACGATCTCGCGCTGTCGAGTCCGAAGGTCGGCATGCTCGACCTCGCCTACCACGACGTGAACCGCACGCGCGGGCTCTACTACCTCCTCGAGAAACAAGACCGAGTCGAGCGGGTCGCGTCCGAGGCCGACATCACCAGGGCGATGCGCGAGCCACCACAGACCACGCGGGCGAAGCTCCGCGGAGACTTCATCAAGACGGCGAAACAGAAGCGTCGCGACTACACGGTCGACTGGGTTCACCTCAAGCTGAACGATCAGGCGCAACGCACCGTTCTCTGCAAGGACCCGTTCCGCAGCGTCGACGACCGGGTGGAACAACTGATCGCCCACATGTGA